A window from Citrus sinensis cultivar Valencia sweet orange chromosome 3, DVS_A1.0, whole genome shotgun sequence encodes these proteins:
- the LOC102628026 gene encoding uncharacterized protein LOC102628026, translating to MAGKAASSVAKAVAEYQYPWQEKLAKYKDELAKGVWGYWELGAWKPLGISARRRARLRKEVLMAGQDWLYDPERKEMKTKRKGHKVDRIAAEKRANTAKLMEKMPEILLDYKKRRWEKKMKEEDKAKER from the coding sequence ATGGCAGGGAAAGCAGCAAGTTCTGTGGCGAAGGCTGTTGCAGAATACCAGTATCCATGGCAGGAGAAGTTGGCAAAATACAAAGATGAACTAGCCAAGGGTGTGTGGGGTTACTGGGAGTTAGGGGCATGGAAGCCGCTCGGCATCAGTGCTCGTCGCAGAGCCAGACTCCGTAAGGAAGTTCTCATGGCAGGGCAGGATTGGCTGTATGATCCAGAGAGGAAAGAGATGAAAACCAAGAGGAAAGGGCACAAGGTTGATAGAATAGCCGCAGAGAAACGGGCAAACACTGCCAAATTGATGGAGAAAATGCCCGAAATCTTGTTGGACTACAAGAAGCGCCGGtgggagaagaaaatgaaagaagaggataaagcaaaagaaagaTAA
- the LOC102628315 gene encoding structural maintenance of chromosomes flexible hinge domain-containing protein GMI1, translating into MLIMAAAESSLKRPTKRKWENAPYDRDEALPNKKSIRGQCRYKFKILFPNGATIDLLLIDPKHKMAVTDFICLVKDEYFKSWMRHDSMKRKRKINWNGGNLYVEDANLNKISDTINFEMFEPSKCHILKLYDGSGEIAKTFENMWDLTPDTDLLRELPEDYTFETALADLIDNSLQAVWTNAKNERRLISVNIAEDKISVFDTGPGMDSTDENSIVKWGKMGASLHRASKAQGIGGKPPYLTPFFGMFGYGGPIASMHLGRRALVSSKTKVSKEVYTLHLEKEALMRCSDAELTWRTNGGIRFPSKDEIADSPHGSFTKVEIWEPKLKSLDVKPLGCKLKDIYFPYIQCDEISSTGKTTRPIEFQVNGIDLAEVAGGEVAITNMHSCNGPDFILQLHFSLRQASATTNSPGSWPSKEANARLKFVYFPVTEEGESIDIIMNKLISEGCVAAANYDTCSRVSIRRLGRLLPDVHWAWLPLMDLRQRKGEKAHLLKKFCLRVKCFIDTDAGFNPTPSKTDLAHQNLYTIALKNFGAKTFKEEKDVNVEIRRDGKLLTPIQLEKDYQEWLLNMHDHYDAEKDCGVDQPILLVGHKNIKPLVISTDVARVHKVVKKKGAMWKSGQKVKLLKGAYAGIHNNDVYATIEYFVIEGLQGDAGGEARIICRPLAVPDEKGCVLAVNNGNASLHIGSSLSLPIGVIDSEKCVPVNKNVWDQQLEKYRQKSPSTIELLKETQCQELEIDGVLPSSAIAGQNPPREIVAVVRPASFISSSASKNLVQKYIVKNSSEMLMEVKFKCEDENLEDVVPLYTARVAPSSRKGYQGLYIFEVGCKFPKLFQNAGAYTFSFHLTETSCKSCEKKVLVKGSSEVGKWKLLDTKERPELRVRVGSFLPPLSVACYDIYDNRIPFESKPQFLVKIKPSKIIKVEDKLKWNLSPDKLTLNIQDILVASSKLDEIRPDYRATLVISSKDKPVSVSIPCRVTPGSLKNVAVHPQNLGILLPGSVIKMLKLEMFDAFYNNVKKGLEVELNVDGFCIEDQLGLRRKVDGYGCIDLSGLLKVKAGYGKNVSLSVLSDNGVIFKQDFQTEKRELRVISGVPECCTVGSQLEDITFEIVDSKGAVDVTIHDDDKSGQSHTLTIKSDLINTENSIRYAFRQGRCTVPAISLPQNEGCFCFVATHSQYTELNTSIKVPIVRAPKLESDDIRTPCSGGKVFLLEGPSPIKHVGNHMVPIMKIVNELESEVRNYGLCIGRHEKALKLLNDQKMEVEEVLSKLQVSVEPYSLLTKEEIIRRIKSIYQSAASVICCSTKEFLYSKPRSNFMEDVVGPVALIGTVCTNKLSRTLAEYLGEHQMLALVCRSFEAAFALEKYEQDGTIDRKCALHATAAALGKSIDGRYLVICLEGIRPYSGKFGSNDPQRKLALPAPTLPKGNIPAGFVGYAVNMVNLDDHHMHIRTSAGNGLRETLLYRLFGKLQVYKTRKDMIEAHTCIRHGAVSLDGGILKEDGIISLGCGNPTICFPIVRTRISTQSIEALKQIEEKKLELDGIMQSIQESNKALEKDLEKLKNSEDKFNSFMDLWQTSLK; encoded by the exons ATG ttAATTATGGCGGCGGCGGAAAGCTCGTTAAAGCGACCGACGAAACGGAAATGGGAGAATGCGCCGTATGATAGAGACGAGGCTCTACCGAACAAGAAATCCATCAGAGGACAGTGTCggtataaattcaaaatattgtttCCGAATGGAGCTACTATAGATTTACTTCTGATAGATCCCAAGCATAAAATGGCCGTTACGGACTTTATTTGTTTGGTGAAAGATGAGTATTTCAAGTCTTGGATGCGACACGATTcaatgaagagaaaaaggaaaataaattggAATGGTGGAAATTTATATGTGGAAGATGCAAATTTGAATAAGATAAGTgatacaataaattttgagaTGTTTGAGCCCTCCAAGTGCCACATTTTAAAGCTATAT GATGGGTCTGGTGAGATAGCCAAGACTTTTGAG aaCATGTGGGATTTGACTCCAGATACTGATTTGCTGAGGGAGCTGCCTGAAGACTACACTTTTGAAACTGCTCTTGCGGATTTAATT GATAATTCCTTGCAAGCAGTGTGGACAAATGCCAAAAATGAGCGGAGACTCATTAG TGTGAATATTGCTGAGGATAAGATTTCAGTTTTTGACACTGGCCCAGGAATGGATAGCACTGATGAAAACTCTATTGTGAAGTG GGGAAAGATGGGTGCCTCACTTCACAGAGCTTCTAAAGCACAAGGAATAGGGGGCAAACCTCCTTATTTAACG CCATTTTTTGGCATGTTTGGATATGGAGGACCCATAGCGTCTATGCATTTAGGAAG GCGTGCCTTAGTTTCTTCAAAGACAAAAGTTTCTAAGGAAGTTTATACTTTGCATCTTGAGAAAGAGGCTTTAATGAGGTGTTCTGATGCTGAACTCACTTGGAgg ACTAATGGCGGCATCAGGTTTCCTTCGAAAGATGAAATTGCGGATTCACCTCATGGAAGTTTTACAAAG GTGGAGATATGGGAGCCTAAACTAAAAAGCTTGGACGTAAAGCCACTCGGATGCAAATTAAAGGATATCTATTTTCCCTATATTCAG TGTGATGAAATTTCCAGTACGGGGAAGACCACCAGACCAATTGAGTTCCAG GTTAATGGCATTGATTTAGCTGAAGTTGCTGGTGGGGAGGTTGCAATAACCAACATGCACTCTTGCAATGGTCCTGATTTTATCTTACAACTTCATTTTTCCCTTAGGCAAGCTAGTGCTACTACCAACAGTCCTG GTTCATGGCCATCAAAAGAAGCAAATGCACGCCTcaagtttgtttattttcctGTTACAGAG GAGGGAGAGAGCATCGACATAATTATGAATAAGCTGATTTCTGAAGGATGTGTGGCTGCTGCAAATTATGATACCTGTAGTCGTGTATCTATTCGTAGGCTTGGTCGTCTACTTCCTGATGTTCACTGG GCATGGCTTCCTTTAATGGATCTGAGGCAGAGGAAAGGAGAAAAAGCCCACTTGTTGAAGAAATTTTGCTTGAGAGTTAAATGTTTCATTG ACACCGATGCTGGTTTCAATCCAACACCTTCTAAG ACTGATCTAGCACATCAGAATCTATATACGATAGCTCTGAAGAATTTTGGTGCTAAGACTTTCAAGGAAGAAAAAG ATGTTAATGTTGAAATTCGTAGAGATGGGAAATTGTTAACTCCCATTCAACTGGAGAAGGACTATCAAGAGTGGCTTCTGAATATGCATGATCATTATGATGCAGAAAAGGATTGTGGAGTGGATCAACCAATTCTTCTTGTCGGCCACAAAAACATTAAGCCACTAGTCATTTCAACTGATG TTGCCAGGGTGCATAAAGTAGTAAAGAAGAAGGGAGCAATGTGGAAATCAGGCCAAAAAGTCAAACTACTAAAGGGAGCATATGCTGGAATCCATAATAATGATGTGTACGCGACAAtagaatattttgtaattgaagGATTGCAAGGGGATGCTGGTG GGGAAGCTCGAATTATATGCAG GCCACTAGCTGTCCCAGATGAGAAAGGCTGTGTCCTTGCAGTGAATAATGGGAATGCCAGTTTACATATTGGAAGCTCCTTATCTCTACCTATTGGTGTCATTGATTCTGAAAAG TGTGTACCTGTTAACAAAAATGTTTGGGATCAGCAACTGGAGAAATATCGCCAGAAGTCTCCATCTACAATTGAGTTGTTGAAGGAGACGCAATGTCAGGAGTTGGAGATTGATGGG GTTTTACCTAGCAGTGCTATTGCTGGACAAAATCCTCCTAGAGAAATTGTGGCTGTTGTTCGACCTGCCAGTTTTATTTCTTCTAGTGCTTCAAAGAACTTGGTTCAGAAGTATATTGTTAAGAATAGTTCAGAGATGCTCATGGAAGTCAAGTTCAAATGTGAAGATGAGAATCTTGAAGATGTAGTCCCCCTTTACACAGCTCGCGTAGCACCTTCTTCTCGGAAAGGATACCAgggtttatatatatttgaagtGGGTTGCAAGTTCCCTAAATTATTTCAGAATGCTGGTGCATATACATTTTCATTCCATCTT ACTGAGACAAGCTGCAAGAGTTGTGAGAAAAAGGTGCTAGTTAAGGGATCTTCTGAGGTTGGAAAATGGAAACTTTTGGATACTAAAGAGAGACCAGAGTTACGTGTTAG AGTTGGTTCATTCTTACCTCCGTTATCTGTTGCGTGCTATGACATTTATGATAATCGGATTCCGTTCGAGTCTAAGCCACAATTTTTGGTCAAAATTAAGCCAAGCAAGATTATTAAGGTTGAAGACAAGTTGAAGTGGAACCTCTCACCTGATAAATTGACGCTAAATATTCAG GACATTCTGGTTGCAAGCTCCAAGTTGGATGAGATTCGGCCAGATTATAGAGCTACTTTGGTGATATCTTCAAAAGATAAACCAGTGTCCGTATCGATTCCATGTCGAg TCACTCCTGGATCTTTAAAGAATGTAGCAGTCCATCCACAAAATTTGGGTATCTTGCTTCCGGGCTCTGTGATTAAAATGCTCAAATTGGAG ATGTTTGATGctttttataataatgttaagAAAGGCTTGGAGGTTGAACTTAACGTTGATGGATTTTGTATCGAAGATCAATTGGGCTTAAGGCGAAAG GTGGATGGTTATGGATGCATTGATCTTAGTGGCCTATTGAAAGTAAAGGCTGGTTATGGAAAAAATG TGTCACTTTCTGTTTTATCTGATAATGGAGTTATTTTCAAGCAAGATTTTCAAACTGAGAAAAGAGAGCTGAGAGTCATATCAGGG GTGCCTGAATGCTGTACCGTTGGTTCTCAACTGGAAGATATAACTTTCGAAATTGTTGATTCCAAGGGTGCTGTTGATGTAACTAttcatgatgatgataaaaGTGGGCAGTCCCATACTCTTACAATAAAGTCAGACTTAATTAACACAGAGAATTCAATTCGGTATGCTTTCAGGCAAGGTCGATGTACTGTCCCTGCTATTTCCCTACCTCAGAATGAGGGGTGCTTTTGCTTTGTAGCCACGCACTCTCAATATACAGAGCTAAATACAAGCATCAAG GTACCTATTGTCCGAGCACCAAAACTGGAGTCTGATGATATTAGAACTCCATGTTCTGGTGGAAAGGTTTTTCTCCTTGAGGGTCCATCTCCAATCAAACATGTTGGAAACCATATGGTGCCCATCATGAAAATTGTGAAT GAACTTGAGAGCGAAGTGCGCAACTATGGTTTATGCATCGGGCGTCACGAGAAGGCACTGAAATTGCTCAATGATCAGAAGATGGAAGTTGAGGAAGTGCTATCCAAGTTGCAAG TTTCAGTTGAGCCATACTCCTTGTTgacaaaagaagaaatcatAAGACGGATTAAAAGTATATATCAATCTGCTGCCTCAGTTATCTGCTGTTCTACCAAGGAGTTTCTGTACAGCAAACCACGGTCAAATTTCATGGAAGATGTAGTTGGTCCAGTTGCTCTAATTGGTACAGTCTGCACCAACAAGCTTAGCAG GACATTAGCAGAGTACCTGGGGGAACATCAAATGCTTGCTTTGGTGTGTAGATCTTTTGAAGCAGCATTTGCACTTGAGAAGTATGAACAAGATGGAACTATCGATCGTAAGTGTGCGCTACATGCCACAGCAGCTGCACTTGGAAAGTCTATTGATGGCAGATACCTTGTTATATGCCTTGAGGGTATAAG GCCGTACTCTGGGAAGTTTGGAAGCAATGACCCACAAAGGAAGTTAGCCTTGCCAGCACCTACCTTACCAAAAGGAAATATCCCTGCAGGTTTTGTGGGATATGCAGTTAATATGGTTAACCTAGATGACCACCACATGCACATAAGAACAAGTGCGGGGAATGGTCTTCGGGAGACTTTATTGTATCGACTCTTTGGCAAGCTTCAAGTGTATAAAACCCGTAAAGACATGATAGAGGCGCATACTTGTATAAGACATGGTGCTGTATCTCTGGATGGTGGGATCTTGAAAGAGGACGGTATCATCTCTCTTGGATGTGG GAATCCTACAATATGTTTCCCCATTGTCAGGACCCGAATATCTACTCAAAGCATCGAAGCATTGAagcaaattgaagaaaagaagTTGGAGTTGGATGGGATCATGCAGTCGATACAGGAATCTAATAAAGCCCTTGAGAAAGATTTGGAGAAGCTTAAAAATAGtgaagataaatttaattcgTTTATGGATCTTTGGCAAACCAGTCTTAAATGA